From the genome of Triticum aestivum cultivar Chinese Spring chromosome 3B, IWGSC CS RefSeq v2.1, whole genome shotgun sequence, one region includes:
- the LOC123065288 gene encoding heavy metal-associated isoprenylated plant protein 43 has translation MSKKIVIRADLVGKKCTSGILSIVSKLEGIKSMVVDEDKCTLTVVGTVDPVCVVHQLRKSCFAASIVSVEDDKPKEKKTPCQEACEKAWKEKYEKACKERCEKACKEPCCDDCGDKGTPYGGYGYRCTPGCYSSPCGLPSCHYYSSGYGYGYGVRAPPLGYTWYE, from the exons ATGTCTAAG AAGATTGTGATCAGAGCCGATCTCGTCGGCAAGAAGTGCACGAGTGGGATCCTGTCAATCGTTTCCAAGCTCGAGG GGATCAAGTCCATGGTCGTCGACGAGGACAAGTGCACGCTGACGGTGGTCGGCACCGTGGACCCGGTGTGCGTGGTGCACCAGCTGAGGAAGTCGTGCTTCGCCGCGTCCATCGTCAGCGTGGAGgacgacaagcccaaggagaagaagacACCCTGCCAGGAGGCCTGCGAGAAGGCCTGGAAGGAAAAGTACGAGAAGGCCTGCAAGGAGAGGTGCGAGAAGGCTTGCAAGGAGCCGTGCTGCGACGACTGCGGCGACAAGGGGACGCCGTACGGCGGTTACGGGTACCGCTGCACGCCGGGCTGCTACTCCAGCCCCTGCGGCCTGCCCAGCTGCCACTACTACAGCTCCGGCTACGGCTACGGCTACGGCGTGCGTGCGCCGCCCCTGGGATACACCTGGTACGAGTAG